In the genome of Mauremys mutica isolate MM-2020 ecotype Southern chromosome 8, ASM2049712v1, whole genome shotgun sequence, one region contains:
- the PANK3 gene encoding pantothenate kinase 3 gives MKIKDAKKPSFPWFGMDIGGTLVKLAYFEPIDITAEEEQEEVESLKSIRKYLTSNIAYGSTGIRDVHLELKDLTLFGRRGNLHFIRFPTHDLPTFIQMGRNKNFSTLHTVLCATGGGAYKFEEDFRTIGNLQLHKLDELDCLVKGLLYIDSVSFNGQAECYYFENASEPERCQKMPFNLDDPYPLLVVNIGSGVSILAVHSKDSYKRVTGTSLGGGTFLGLCSLLTGCESFEEALEMASKGDSTHADKLVRDIYGGDYERFALPGWAVASSFGNMIYKEKRESVSKEDLARATLVTITNNIGSIARMCAVNEKINRVVFVGNFLRVNTLSMKLLAYALDYWSKGQLKALFLEHEGYFGAVGALLGLPNFS, from the exons CTTTTCCATGGTTTGGCATGGACATTGGGGGAACACTGGTGAAACTTGCATATTTTGAACCTATTGATATCACTGCAGAAGAGGAGCAGGAGGAAGTTGAAAGCTTGAAGAGCATCCGCAAATATTTGACTTCCAATATAGCCTATGGATCCACTGGCATTCGAGATGTCCACCTTGAACTGAAAGACTTGACGCTTTTTGGCCGAAGGGGAAACTTGCACTTTATTCGATTCCCAACTCATGACTTGCCTACTTTTATCCAAATGGGAAGAAATAAAAACTTTTCAACACTACACACGGTGCTTTGTGCCACTGGAGGTGGCGCTTATAAGTTTGAAGAAGATTTTCGCACA ATTGGAAACCTTCAGTTGCACAAACTGGATGAGCTTGACTGTCTTGTCAAAGGCCTGTTGTATATAGACTCTGTCAGTTTCAATGGCCAGGCAGAGTGCTATTACTTTGAAAATGCCTCAGAACCTGAAAGATGCCAAAAGATGCCTTTTAACCTGGATGACCCGTACCCATTATTGGTTGTAAACATTGGTTCAGGAGTCAGTATTTTAGCAGTCCATTCAAAAGACAGCTATAAGAGAGTGACTGGAACAAG TTTAGGTGGAGGGACATTTCTCGGTTTATGCAGTTTATTGACTGGTTGTGAAAGTTTTGAAGAAGCTCTTGAAATGGCATCCAAAGGGGACAGTACACATGCTGATAAGCTTGTCCGGGACATTTATGGAGGGGACTATGAACGTTTTGCCTTGCCAGGATGGGCAGTAGCCTCTAG ttTTGGGAATATGATCTACAAAGAGAAGAGAGAATCTGTTAGTAAAGAAGACCTGGCTAGAGCTACACTGGTCACGATCACCAATAATATTGGGTCTATAGCACGGATGTGTGCGGTAAATGAG aaAATAAACAGAGTTGTCTTTGTTGGTAACTTTTTGCGTGTGAACACTTTGTCAATGAAGCTTCTTGCATATGCACTGGATTACTGGTCAAAAGGCCAGCTGAAGGCCTTGTTCCTAGAACATGAG ggataCTTTGGTGCTGTTGGTGCTCTTCTTGGCTTGCCGAATTTCAGCTGA